Below is a window of Podospora pseudocomata strain CBS 415.72m chromosome 1 map unlocalized CBS415.72m_1.2, whole genome shotgun sequence DNA.
TGGAGCCGCAGATCGACATGGATAGACGGCCCCCAGTGCCGTTTCAGGCGTGGGCACGCTAAAAGCCATTGATACCGCTGCTTGGCCGTCTTGCAGCATGCCCGGTCCAGGTTccgggcagggcagggcagtACGACACCAGCacacaaaacccccaaaatATCATCTCGTGAAGATCGTTCAGCTGCACGCTTAATGCACCGTTACATCAGGGCCTTAGTATACGATTCCACGCTGCCTTCGTATTGATGAAGTCTTTTATCATCGGAAGCCAGCCAACCAGGTGCTTGCTTGGCCGACGAAACAGCCGATGGATGCCCAAGTCACGAACGTGGAGACTGGAGGGATTACTGCAGCGGGAAGATGGGCCCGTTCTCGACCCTGAAACATTGAGCCATCTCCAGCCAGCTTCACCTCAAGATCTTCAGCAGACAGAAATGGGGGTGGACCGGCCAGGACATAACAAGACAAAAACATGGAAAAAAGAGTGTGACGAGAGAGTAAGCTTCCCTCCCTTCTGCAATTGCTTGCCTGCTTCGTTGGCCAGCTCGCAAAGGAGTAGTAACACACGAGTCCGGACTTTTGAGGCGCGGGCATTGGATTTCCATTCTCTCAAGACGCAGTTCAGGTGCATCCACTGCTGAGCGGCTGTCTCCCAGTTTAGAAGTAATTCCCTTGTATCACTGGCGGTATGATACCTCGCTGGATAGCCCTGGTGCCCCGCATTACCCGCTAACATCAACcctcgcagcagcaaggtTTCCCGCACGTCCAGTTCATCCCAGGCCCGCACCACATACCACGGGTCCACGAACCACCACAACTTTGTCTCATTTTTCCCATTGAACATAAAACTTGTCCTCTCTCACCACTCTCCCCGAACCCGGCTGCCCGATCCGTCATCTCTGGGCTCGATCGGAGCCATATGCCACCACGAAGCCCATACGAAAGGGTCCAGTCGGCAGCTCCACAATACATTGTTGGGCTGCCAGAGCATCGACGACGAGCACATGCCCGCCTTCCGTTCCGGTCGTGGAAGCCAGCTTGCCAGTACGACCGGCAATTTCCTGCCCAcacgcagcagcaacaacgactGGACAACGAACAGTACAAGCTCAATGATGGAGAACGAACCCCCGCCATTTCTTTTGCAGGATGATGGCAAGGGATCAAAAGGGTCGAATCATGGGGAAGCTCTTTGGACGCGACCGAGATCGAGACCGAAAGGGTCACAGGGTGCCGCTGATTCTCGTGACCTCAACGACTTCTTCCATGGTCCTGGCGACACATTACAGGTCACCCATGCGGGCCCCTCCCATGCTCGCGAAACTCGACACCAAGAGCATTTCGCGATACCCCAATGCGCTTCAGGTTCAGGGGACCGGAAGCAACAACTCGCAACAATCCCTTTCCATACGATCCCAAAATGGTAGTCCCAAGAAATGCAAACCTAACAGAAGGGGATTGGTTCTTAGATTTGCAGAAACACCCCCCTGAGGTTatgggcgagggtggtgacaTCTGCGAAGTACCAACCATCGAGATCTCGAAACGTCGCAGAGCAAGGCCGCCACCTTCTcgattcctcctcgtcatacCGATCTCGGTAACAGTCCAAGATTGCCGATCCGAGAAGCTCAACCAAGCCCGGGGACGTTTGACCCAGCACCTCTCCGACGCACCCAGACAGGTTTTCTCCTACGACCTCGGATTCCCCGACTCAGATATGTCTGCTTCGAGAAACCCATCCGCTCGGCCTCCTGGCAAATCCCACGGTGGATCATGACGAGAGGCGGAGGTCATTCATAGAAATTCAGCAGGCTGAAATGCGGGAAGCCGAAGGACAGGCGTTTGTCAAGGGGTTAGAGCTGCTTCTGGTGACAAGTCCAAGTGGGACGAAGCAGAGGCTGCACCACCTACACCACCAGAACCAGAGCCTGATCGGCCATGACTGCGTCACCAGAGCCCATTCAAACACCCCGATTCCCACCACAGCCGTCgccaaaccctccaacctccagcaccaccgccaattccagccaaaagacaacgacctcatccatctcctattccgccaccaccgccagagCATGCCCCACCGCCATACACACCGTCAATGCCACAAACAAACTCGCCAGAGAGACTAAAACATGCAGCAAGACAACATGCGCATAGTCCTGTGTCCGCAGTCTCGGCAATCTCAGCAGCCTCGAGCTTCCATCATCCATTTGCAACGAGGCAGGGAAGCAAATTGGGTGATCACGCGTTGCCAGTCACTCCTTAATGGGGGCTCCAGCTTCCAAGATGTTGTGTCGGCAGCAGCCGACGATGCCATGAACACGTTTGTGGAGCGCACTCGTCACCTCTTTGAACTGTTCCGGTTACACGCAGAAAGTGTACGACCATTGCTCGCCTGTACGCCGAATGAACTCGCCAGGGCGTCtctttggtggttttgaCTGGTAGAATGGCCCTTGAGAATGCCATTCGAGACCGACCCTCGACCCCTGAATCTCAGATGAAGAATGAAATCTGTAAACAACAGGCTTATACCGACTTGGCGAAGGGATACTGGCTGTTGGAGGAAATCATGCCTGGGGTTGTCAACAGCGGGCGTAGTCCAGTTGACAGGAAGCGGAGGACGTGCGTGCTATAACGCGTCGAGCCTCGCGGGAAGCCGTCGGTGTCAATGAAGGAATGGTTTCCTGCCGCCAGAAGAGCCCTTTCTACCACAAACCTCGATCGAACCATTTGGTTGGAATATCCTCAGCTGCCAGGCGATCTCAAGTCCATGCTTTGGGGTCATCCAGCAGACTCTCTCACAAAAATCAGCTGGCCAGCTCACAGCATGAGCATCCCGAAACGCTACCACTGGGCGACTCTCCCTCTGCATTCTGCTTTGGCCGGTTCCAAGTCAGTCTCTTcttgatggagaggagaaagaggcgAGAAGCGCGGCGCATTCATCTGCCATGTTTCATATCGATTGTCAGACCCCAATCGCAGCCTGATATTCTGTTTGTGGCCGCAAAGCCAGAATGGAGCTGTTCAGCTACGGATCTCTGGCAACAAGAGCACCGGACCGGTATGGGAAGATGTTCGTTGGCGTTCAGACAGCTGCACTTTGGAAGTCGCCATGCCACGAGGCTTTATTGTTATGATACAGTGCTCTCAACCAGCCTTCCAGACCTTGCGAAGCATGTACGAGTTCAGTAACAAAGTACATTCCACCTGTACCCGAAGCAAGACGAAGCTTATGTCTTCAAGATCAACCCTCCGGTCTTTTTCAATACTTCGATAACGACCCGCAGGCCAGACAGTTTCCGAAAGAGCCGGCTCCAAACTGCGAGATTGCCATGTTTGAGAGAGGTTGCATAAAGAAGGCGCGGCAACCGGTCCTCGCACACATACCACAGAGGTTTCGGATAGCAGTCATCACAGGTCCAAGGACGAAGACTCTCAGTGGCGTCAACCAGCTGTACAGCCCTGAAGCGCCCTATTCGGTTTGGTTCTTACGCAGCGACAACAACGAGCCCTCGCTTTCCCTGCGTTTCGAGAATGGCCGTTTTAAAGGGGCATGGTCATGTCTTTGCTGACGAAAAGAAAGAGTCCGGATGCATACACTACTATTTGGGACTGCACTGCATCGGGAGGAGTCGATATTCTACGAGTCTCCCGCTGAAGGGAGCTTGGATCTCGGAGAGGTTTGGCGATTCTCAAGATGGAGGACTAACGGCACTTTCCAGCCTCAGCTGGAACAAGTCAGGGGTCATCAACCAGGACACAGACAGCGGTGACCGGAGGCTGCGCACTGTGTGTTGTCTGATAAGCTGCGGGTCATCTTTGAGTTCAAGAGCCGGAACGATGACTGATCGGATTAACGTCGCGCCGGGAGGCTTAAGATGCGCCTTGACGTACAGAATCGAGCTGTATGATGATCTTCCGTCAACCGCAGGCGGACATTACGCTCGCCGTGATGACGGAGGCGAATGTCTCCTCTGAATCGGCCCAACGGCTGGCCAGGGCTCTGGATACCATCAAGCAAAAAGGCCAACCATCAGAACCATCATGTTTCCAAGATGGAAGACCTGCACACCTTTGAGATGGCTATCACTGGGTTCAAGGTGCTTTTGATGGGATTGCGGCAACATTTGCCATCTCGCGCAGACGAATGGTGGTGCCTATCCACAAAAGTGGGAGGCCAGTGCTACTCAGATTCAGGTGGTGCAGCAAGAAGGAATCACGCAGATTCTTGCCTTCTTTTCGGATTTTCTCAT
It encodes the following:
- a CDS encoding uncharacterized protein (EggNog:ENOG503NXA2), which codes for MVVPRNANLTEGDWFLDLQKHPPEVMGEGGDICEVPTIEISKRRRARPPPSRFLLVIPISVTVQDCRSEKLNQARGRLTQHLSDAPRQVFSYDLGFPDSDMSASRNPSARPPGKSHGGS